DNA sequence from the Caldivirga sp. genome:
AGGCATTGTTGAAGTTAAGTGGTATTGATGCTGAATTAACGTTAATAGGTAACCTGGAGCATTTTAAGAAGGTCCTCGGGATACTTAAGATTAATGATGATGTGCTCAGTAGGGTTAGGTTCATTGATATTCCAGGCGGCCCCTTTGAATTCGGTAAGGTTCAGGAGGAGGCTGGTAGGGTTTCCCTTGAGAGTGTTAGGAAGGGCGTTGAATTAGCCATGGCTGGTGAGGTTGATGCCCTAGCCACAGCGCCAATTAATAAGGAGGCTTGGGTTAAGGCTGGCTCAAGCTTCATAGACCACACCACTCTTCTTCAGGCCTTAACTAGGTCGAGGGAATCCTTAACGGTTTTCGAGACTAGGAGACTTAGGATACTTTTCCTTACTAGGCATATGCCCTTGGCTGACGCAATTAGGGAGATTAAGGCTACTAATGTACTTAACGGTATAATTAACGCAAGCAGGGTATTGAAGGCTCTTGGCGTTAGGAGGGGTAGGATTGCCGTTGCAGCCTTAAACCCACACGCTGGTGAGGGTGGTTTACTGGGTAGGGAGGAGATTGATGAAATTGCCCCAGCGGTTAGGGAGGCTAGGGTTAAGTACGGTATTGATGTTTACGGCCCCATACCAGCGGACTCGGTATTCCACCTGGCTGCAGTGGGGCAGTATGATATAGTGCTCTCGCTTTACCATGACCAAGGCCACATTGCCGCCAAGACCTATGACTTCAAGAGAACGGTTAGCCTAACCCTGGGTTTACCATTCCTGAGGACCTCAGTGGACCATGGAACAGCCTTCGACATAGCAGGCAGGGGTATTGCTGATGAAACCAGTATGGTTGAGGCT
Encoded proteins:
- the pdxA gene encoding 4-hydroxythreonine-4-phosphate dehydrogenase PdxA — translated: MPRIGVTLGDPAGIGYEIVAKALLKLSGIDAELTLIGNLEHFKKVLGILKINDDVLSRVRFIDIPGGPFEFGKVQEEAGRVSLESVRKGVELAMAGEVDALATAPINKEAWVKAGSSFIDHTTLLQALTRSRESLTVFETRRLRILFLTRHMPLADAIREIKATNVLNGIINASRVLKALGVRRGRIAVAALNPHAGEGGLLGREEIDEIAPAVREARVKYGIDVYGPIPADSVFHLAAVGQYDIVLSLYHDQGHIAAKTYDFKRTVSLTLGLPFLRTSVDHGTAFDIAGRGIADETSMVEAIRKAAKYANQYKRRWKSAFKE